Proteins encoded within one genomic window of Candidatus Baltobacteraceae bacterium:
- a CDS encoding peptide ABC transporter substrate-binding protein — translation MPGTLRIATRQDPENLNSLLGTQDVDEAIAAFWGAFLFRWNDRNALVPELATAVPTLANGGISRDGLRIVYHLRRGVKWQDGVAFTSRDVVFTWKAIMNPRNLVVSRHTYDVVARIDRRDDATLVVHLKHRFAPFVTQFFGPSNPPSIVLPEHLLGRLPDFNHADYNSRPVGTGPFRIVSYEKGQRLVMVANDGYWRGPPKLRRIEFLFVPSDNTMLTMLETHQIDFYFRASETLIASLRGIPGTKVVLTPRDRLADVGLNAANPALADVRVRRALAYAIDRRALIDKVMHGVAFEGWSNHAPFSNVYASGVKRYPYDPARANALLGEARIARPLHLTLVSFTGSTTIAAAEALIQAQWAKVGVDAAIKNFPSGELYATLAQGGIEQSGKFDAVIENWSNGADPDDSVLLMCSMAPPAGWNIYHFCDPQLDAAERAALESSDPQHRRAAYATIQRIVADRLPFIVLWYEMQIDVINSDLRGYRPSHSITPIWNVWEWSI, via the coding sequence CGCATCGCGACGCGCCAAGATCCCGAAAATCTCAACAGCCTGCTCGGTACCCAAGACGTCGACGAAGCGATTGCGGCTTTTTGGGGCGCGTTTCTGTTTCGCTGGAACGATCGCAACGCACTCGTCCCCGAGCTGGCGACCGCGGTACCGACGCTCGCCAACGGCGGCATCAGCCGCGACGGTCTCAGGATCGTCTATCATCTGCGGCGCGGTGTGAAGTGGCAAGACGGCGTTGCGTTCACGTCGCGGGACGTCGTTTTTACGTGGAAAGCGATCATGAATCCGCGCAACCTCGTGGTGAGCCGTCATACGTACGACGTCGTTGCGCGCATCGATAGGCGCGACGATGCAACATTGGTCGTGCATCTCAAGCACCGCTTCGCGCCGTTCGTCACGCAGTTTTTCGGTCCGTCGAATCCGCCGTCGATCGTGCTGCCGGAACATCTGCTCGGGCGGCTTCCCGACTTCAATCACGCCGACTACAATAGCCGGCCCGTCGGAACGGGTCCGTTTCGCATCGTTTCGTACGAAAAGGGACAGCGCTTGGTGATGGTTGCTAACGACGGATATTGGCGCGGTCCGCCCAAGCTGCGGCGCATCGAGTTTCTCTTCGTTCCCAGCGACAACACGATGCTGACCATGCTCGAGACGCATCAGATCGACTTTTATTTCCGCGCGTCGGAGACGCTGATCGCTTCGCTGCGCGGGATCCCCGGCACAAAGGTGGTGCTCACGCCGCGCGACCGGCTGGCCGACGTCGGGCTCAACGCCGCTAATCCGGCACTCGCCGACGTGCGCGTTCGCCGGGCCCTGGCGTATGCGATCGACCGCAGAGCCCTCATCGATAAAGTCATGCACGGGGTCGCGTTCGAAGGATGGAGCAATCACGCCCCGTTTTCCAACGTGTACGCCTCCGGCGTGAAGCGCTACCCTTACGACCCCGCGCGCGCGAACGCACTACTCGGGGAGGCGCGCATCGCGCGGCCGCTGCATCTGACCTTGGTCAGCTTCACGGGATCCACGACGATCGCCGCGGCCGAGGCGCTGATACAGGCGCAATGGGCGAAAGTCGGCGTCGACGCGGCGATCAAAAACTTTCCCTCCGGCGAGCTGTACGCAACGCTCGCTCAAGGCGGCATCGAGCAGTCGGGCAAGTTCGACGCGGTCATCGAGAACTGGAGCAACGGAGCCGATCCGGACGACTCGGTTCTACTGATGTGTTCGATGGCGCCGCCGGCCGGCTGGAACATCTACCATTTTTGCGATCCGCAACTGGACGCGGCCGAGCGCGCGGCACTCGAATCGAGCGATCCCCAGCACCGGCGAGCGGCGTACGCAACGATTCAGCGCATCGTCGCGGACCGGTTGCCGTTTATCGTCTTATGGTACGAAATGCAGATCGACGTCATCAACTCGGATTTGCGGGGCTACCGGCCGTCGCATAGCATCACGCCGATTTGGAACGTCTGGGAATGGTCGATTTAG